A DNA window from Robbsia sp. KACC 23696 contains the following coding sequences:
- a CDS encoding peptide deformylase, translating to MSVRSIVRYPHPALRTAAQAVAVFDEALRTLAQDLHDTMLTVDGVGITAPHIGVGQRVVVLALPDDPAPRHYVNPVIIWRADDLIVHDEGSVSMPGVVEKVSRAAKVRVRYQDLDGVEQIEEADGFRAVCHQHEIDQLDGVFWVERLSRLKRDRAIARFNKLLRAGTAAE from the coding sequence TTGTCCGTTCGTTCAATCGTCCGCTATCCCCACCCGGCATTGCGCACCGCGGCGCAGGCCGTCGCCGTGTTCGACGAAGCGCTTCGTACATTGGCGCAGGATCTGCACGACACGATGCTGACCGTCGACGGCGTGGGTATCACGGCGCCGCATATCGGCGTGGGACAGCGCGTCGTGGTACTGGCGTTACCCGATGATCCGGCGCCCCGCCACTACGTCAATCCCGTCATTATCTGGCGCGCGGACGATCTGATCGTGCATGACGAGGGGAGCGTATCGATGCCCGGTGTCGTGGAAAAAGTCAGCCGCGCGGCGAAGGTCCGCGTGCGATATCAGGACCTGGATGGCGTCGAGCAGATCGAGGAAGCCGACGGCTTCCGCGCGGTCTGTCATCAGCACGAGATCGACCAGCTTGACGGCGTGTTCTGGGTCGAGCGTCTATCGCGCCTGAAGCGCGACCGCGCGATTGCGCGCTTCAATAAGCTGCTTCGCGCCGGCACGGCTGCTGAGTAG
- a CDS encoding MFS transporter has translation MAQPDLPPRPSAESAPTASDTSANPYAQGKWLRYLPFLVAATFFMEYLDTTVLATALPQMAHSFGVLPNALSIGMSAYMLALAVFIPVSGWMADRFGSKSIFSTAIVIFTVSSILCGLSVGIVSFTAARVLQGIGGAMMVPVGRLIVVRAVDRANLMRAIATITWPAIAAPVIGPPIGGIITTYASWRWIFLLNVPFGIAALIAAGIMIRNTRGTARRPLDVLGFIYCALALTGLMYGTELASQQNANLWTAAGCFFGGILIGVLAVRHLRGHSHPLLDFSAMREPTFSVTVLSGSLTRIGINAVPFLLPLLFQVGFGLSAFHSGMLLLVSALGNFGMKAVTTKVLTRYGFRNPSLIDVAIGGIVIIACGLLTPQAPIAITLIVIFVYGCTRSMQFSLLATLAYADIPKDQVSSANTLWNAALQMTIGLGIAFGALGLRMASALRDAGTDHASAASAPTAGHLVLADFRLAFLAAGILTLVSLYGYWRLAPQAGRHLSKT, from the coding sequence ATGGCCCAGCCCGATTTGCCGCCCCGCCCTAGCGCGGAATCCGCTCCCACCGCGAGTGACACATCAGCCAATCCCTATGCGCAGGGCAAATGGCTGCGCTATCTCCCCTTCCTGGTGGCGGCCACCTTCTTCATGGAGTATCTGGACACGACGGTGCTCGCGACCGCGCTGCCTCAGATGGCCCATTCTTTCGGCGTATTGCCGAATGCGCTGAGCATCGGGATGAGCGCCTACATGCTGGCGCTGGCCGTTTTCATCCCGGTGAGTGGCTGGATGGCGGATCGCTTCGGCTCGAAGTCGATTTTCAGCACGGCGATCGTTATCTTTACCGTATCGTCCATACTCTGTGGCCTCTCGGTCGGCATCGTTTCGTTTACCGCCGCGCGTGTCCTGCAGGGCATCGGCGGCGCCATGATGGTTCCGGTGGGGCGCTTGATCGTGGTCCGGGCCGTGGACCGCGCCAATCTGATGCGCGCGATCGCGACCATCACCTGGCCCGCGATCGCGGCGCCGGTGATCGGACCGCCGATCGGCGGCATTATCACCACGTATGCGTCATGGCGCTGGATCTTTCTGCTGAATGTCCCGTTCGGCATCGCGGCGCTGATTGCCGCCGGCATCATGATCCGCAATACGCGCGGCACCGCACGTCGCCCGCTCGACGTGCTGGGATTCATTTACTGCGCACTGGCGTTGACCGGCCTCATGTATGGCACCGAACTCGCCAGCCAGCAAAATGCCAACCTCTGGACGGCAGCCGGCTGCTTCTTTGGCGGCATTCTGATTGGCGTGCTCGCGGTCCGGCACCTGCGCGGCCATTCCCACCCGTTGCTGGATTTCTCGGCGATGCGTGAGCCGACATTCTCGGTCACCGTGCTCAGCGGCTCGCTGACGCGCATCGGCATCAATGCGGTGCCCTTCCTGCTGCCGCTGCTGTTTCAAGTCGGCTTCGGCCTGTCGGCCTTCCACTCGGGCATGCTGTTGCTCGTCAGCGCGCTCGGCAATTTCGGGATGAAGGCGGTGACGACGAAGGTGTTGACGCGGTATGGCTTCCGCAACCCGTCGCTGATCGACGTCGCGATCGGCGGCATCGTCATCATCGCCTGCGGCTTGCTGACGCCGCAGGCGCCTATCGCCATCACGCTGATCGTGATCTTCGTCTACGGCTGCACCCGATCGATGCAGTTCTCACTGCTCGCGACCCTGGCCTATGCCGACATCCCCAAGGATCAGGTCAGCAGCGCCAATACCTTATGGAATGCCGCACTGCAGATGACGATCGGCCTGGGCATCGCCTTTGGCGCGCTGGGCCTGCGCATGGCATCGGCACTGCGAGATGCCGGTACCGATCATGCCAGCGCCGCTAGCGCGCCGACCGCAGGCCATCTGGTGCTGGCCGATTTTCGGTTGGCCTTCCTCGCCGCGGGCATCCTGACACTGGTATCGCTGTACGGCTATTGGCGACTGGCACCGCAAGCCGGGCGCCATTTGAGCAAGACCTAG
- a CDS encoding porin, which translates to MAVSLIKTDVGIDHAGKAARAARVSRPTRRLRSDHWQMAGLGACLWAFTESAAAGNVTLYGLADVAVRYESNQDEKNRGVLRMTQGPISPSRIGFRGSETLNEDLRVFFQLEAGFNLENGTMAANGARLFHRWAQVGIESRRYGQLSFGRQPSVMFDSLTTTFDPMTLANYDGNSWLPGALSGGIFLDNTLKYRYTINGLTLLAAYSAGYDTLSTGPNGYSGGVTGSPSAGSLRGLGAIYHHGAFGAAALWQQGRDNGNRRRDAYNAALTYQIGHTLIAGGYMRSQDNTGGVDARLNRGLVAPSPTAYKGTNRIDDAFYLGATWRPDAAWTLIGAWYFARMRNATQAFTATGQAVKGTGHRHSWAAQAQYALSKSVYMYVEADFGVVSGAAQVHYRGNRYQYGASIGMGKRF; encoded by the coding sequence ATGGCAGTTTCATTGATAAAAACAGATGTGGGTATCGATCATGCCGGTAAGGCAGCGCGGGCGGCGCGCGTCTCTCGGCCGACGCGACGTCTTCGATCGGACCACTGGCAAATGGCGGGCCTCGGCGCCTGCCTATGGGCCTTTACCGAGTCGGCCGCCGCGGGCAACGTCACCTTATACGGACTCGCCGACGTGGCAGTCCGCTATGAATCGAACCAGGACGAAAAGAACCGCGGCGTGCTGCGCATGACACAGGGACCGATCTCGCCGAGCCGAATCGGTTTCCGGGGCAGCGAGACCTTGAACGAGGACCTGCGCGTCTTCTTTCAACTCGAGGCCGGCTTTAATCTCGAAAACGGCACGATGGCGGCAAATGGCGCGCGTCTGTTTCATCGATGGGCGCAGGTCGGCATCGAAAGTAGGCGCTACGGCCAGCTCTCGTTCGGTCGGCAACCCTCGGTCATGTTCGACTCGCTGACGACGACCTTCGATCCGATGACGTTGGCCAACTACGATGGCAACAGCTGGCTTCCCGGCGCCCTGTCCGGCGGCATCTTCCTCGACAACACACTCAAATACCGATACACGATCAACGGCTTGACCTTGCTCGCCGCTTACTCGGCCGGCTATGACACATTGAGCACGGGCCCGAACGGCTATTCCGGCGGTGTGACTGGCAGCCCGAGCGCCGGCAGCCTGCGTGGCCTGGGCGCCATTTACCACCACGGCGCCTTCGGCGCTGCCGCGTTGTGGCAGCAAGGGCGCGACAACGGCAATCGCCGTCGTGATGCCTACAACGCGGCGCTGACCTATCAAATCGGCCATACCCTGATTGCCGGCGGCTATATGCGCTCGCAGGACAACACCGGCGGCGTGGATGCGCGCCTCAATCGTGGCCTCGTCGCGCCGTCGCCGACGGCCTACAAAGGAACGAATCGGATCGACGACGCCTTCTACCTGGGCGCCACCTGGCGTCCCGATGCGGCCTGGACCTTGATCGGCGCCTGGTATTTCGCCCGGATGCGAAACGCCACCCAGGCCTTCACCGCCACAGGCCAAGCCGTCAAGGGCACGGGGCACCGGCATAGTTGGGCAGCGCAAGCACAATATGCCTTGTCGAAATCGGTCTACATGTATGTGGAAGCCGATTTCGGCGTCGTCAGCGGTGCCGCGCAAGTCCATTATCGGGGAAACCGCTATCAATACGGCGCCTCGATCGGCATGGGCAAACGATTCTGA